Proteins from a genomic interval of Watersipora subatra chromosome 10, tzWatSuba1.1, whole genome shotgun sequence:
- the LOC137405625 gene encoding multifunctional protein ADE2-like gives MVLVRGEQLAEGKTKIIYAVKDDANLCIVYSKDRITAHNAARANELEGKAQVSTRTAASVFGLLTDAGIRNHFVRQESEREFVAERCAMIPIEWVTRRIATGSFLKRNYNVKEGFRFTPVKRETFYKDDANNDPEWSLQDVISAEMVAGGVAITAQHVDMMSRTSECVFEILERAWASIDCALIDMKIEFGVNSKGEVILADIIDADSWRLWPAGDRRLMKDKQVYRDMAEVTPEALQQVKRNFEWIADKLELLLPAPKCRAVVIMGSPSDKAWAEKIAACCQKFGVPAVCRVSSAHKSTEGTLAIVSHYEGDGVPTVFIAVAGRSNGLGPVISGNTVYPVINCPPPSENWGAQDIWSSLRMPSGLGCSTTLNADGAAAAAAQIFALSDHRIWSKLRARQLNTTLDLMVADKNLVESFS, from the exons ATGGTTCTTGTTCGGGGTGAACAACTTGCTGAGGGTAAGACAAAGATTATTTACGCTGTCAAAGATGATGCTAACCTCTGTATAGTGTACTCGAAAGATCGTATCACAGCACACAATGCTGCTAG GGCTAATGAGTTGGAAGGAAAGGCTCAAGTGTCCACCCGCACAGCAGCTAGTGTTTTTGGTCTTCTCACTGATGCAG GAATCCGCAACCACTTTGTGCGTcaggagagtgagagagagtttGTGGCTGAGCGTTGCGCCATGATTCCAATAGAATGGGTGACTCGCCGCATAGCCACTGGTTCCTTTCTCAAGCGCAACTACAATGTCAAGGAGGGATTTCGGTTCACCCCTGTTAAAAGAGAAACTTTTTACAAG GATGATGCCAATAATGACCCTGAGTGGTCTCTGCAGGATGTGATCTCAGCAGAGATGGTGGCAGGCGGTGTAGCGATCACAGCCCAACACGTCGATATGATGTCTCGTACCTCGGAGTGTGTGTTTGAGATACTCGAAAGAGCCTGGGCTTCCATAGACTGTGCTCTTATTGACATGAAAATAGAATTCGGTGTCAACTCAAAAG GGGAGGTCATCTTGGCAGACATAATAGATGCAGACTCCTGGCGATTGTGGCCCGCTGGTGACAGGCGACTGATGAAAGACAAGCAAGTCTACAGAGACATGGCCGAGGTGACACCAGAGGCCCTTCAGCAGGTCAAGAGAAATTTTGAGTGGATTGCTGACAAACTTGAG TTGCTGCTGCCGGCACCGAAATGCCGCGCTGTAGTGATCATGGGCTCTCCTAGCGATAAGGCTTGGGCCGAAAAGATCGCTGCTTGCTGTCAGAAGTTTGGAGTGCCAGCTGTATGTCGAGTCAGCTCCGCTCATAAGAGTACGGAAGGGACATTGGCAATCGTCTCCCATTATGAAG GTGACGGCGTGCCTACAGTTTTCATAGCTGTGGCGGGTAGGAGCAATGGTCTCGGGCCAGTTATTTCAGGGAACACAGTCTATCCAGTGATAAACTGCCCTCCTCCATCAGAGAACTGGGGTGCCCAAGACATTTGGTCTTCTCTGCGGATGCCATCTG GTCTGGGATGTTCCACGACATTGAATGCTGATGGAGCCGCCGCCGCTGCTGCCCAGATCTTTGCTCTCAGTGATCATAGGATTTGGTCCAAACTGCGAGCTAGGCAACTCAACACCACCCTCGATCTCATGGTTGCTGACAAAAATCTGGTGGAGAGTTTCAGTTAA
- the LOC137405626 gene encoding uncharacterized protein, whose product MSVMLTATKHVVRKKSAARAKSACKKKPATKVKSGEPKVSASNVRTWTWSEVSDGDLGVPSTEMIHTLTFRKDTLEIWVNDVKAKVEDAFAQDAEGAVINFDCSLQKGSISTCRDEAGELVQVLTLETPDGPVVVE is encoded by the exons ATGTCTGTTATGTTAACGGCTACCAAGCATGTAGTTCGCAAAAAGTCTGCAGCCAGAGCTAAAAGTGCATGCAAAAA AAAGCCAGCAACAAAGGTGAAGTCTGGTGAACCCAAAGTTTCTGCATCCAATGTGAGAACCTGGACTTGGAGCGAAGTTTCAGATGGAGATCTCGGAGTTCCATCTACTGAAATGATTCACACATTAACCTTTC GGAAAGACACTTTGGAGATTTGGGTAAATGATGTAAAAGCTAAAGTAGAG GACGCCTTTGCACAAGATGCTGAAGGAGCCGTCATTAACTTTGACTGTAGTCTCCAAAAAGGTAGCATATCGACGTGTCGCGACGAAGCGGGTGAACTTGTTCAGGTCCTAACGCTAGAGACACCCGATGGCCCGGTAGTCGTTGAATAG